Genomic window (Pradoshia sp. D12):
AAAGTAATTGGTGTTTATGATAATGGTCAGGATGCTGTACGGGAAGTGGAAAGATTACAGAAGCAAGGGTATCAAAAAGAAGATATTTCCGTAGTAGTGAAGGACAAAGAAAAGGCAGATAAAATCACATCTAAGACTAATACAAATGTTGACAGTGGTCTTGCAGCTGGGGCAACTACAGGTGGAATCTTAGGAGGATTAACAGGATTATTGGCAGGTGTCGGTGCACTGATAATCCCTGGTATTGGGCCAATTGTTGCAGCAGGGCCGATTGCTACAACATTGGGAGGAATTGCAGCAGGCGCTGGAGCTGGTGGATTGACCGGTGCGCTGGTTGGATTGGGTATTCCTAAAGATACAGCTGATAAATATGCTACTGATGTAGAAAAGGGGAAGATTCTTATATTAGTCGACTCCGAATCACAAAAGAAATATGCAGCTCGCGATACGTATGAAAGATCTGATGATCCATTAGTGGGAGCGCAGCGCGAAGTGAAAGTAACAATAAATCCAGCCACGGGTGGAGATCCCAATTTAAGAGGAAAAGATAGTTATAAATAATATATCTATAAGTGGAAGTCATCGATTCCTTGATGGCTTCTTTCTTTTTATGCATTGAAAAACGAACCAAGCATCTGCCTGATTCGTTTTAAAATAATTTTGAAATGTAAGTAACAACTTCTCATTTATTAGTATTCGTTTATGTGTGTGATGTAAATTGCCGCGGTTATCTATTCCACTTGGACGTTTTTACTTAGACGATATAAGCCCTACCTCTCTTATATCCTTACGGCTCCGAAGCCGTTCCAGTGTGAATAAGTGTTCCGAAAAACATAAATTGCAGAATGCCATATTTATTTACATATCTATGTGTAAGTCACTACTTTAAAATTATATCTTCTAAGTATATACTTTATAATTTCGTTTGTCAAATATGTTTTTTACAGAACGACGTCCGAAGATAACCACGATACTTGTTTAACCGCTATTTCTCATATACCCAAATAAAAATGATAAAAAACCTGTAGGTTATCTTACTTAGGTAGAAATTGTTCAAAGGAAACACGCATAGGATAGGTCATAAGGAAAAATGGGGAGGTTACATAATTGAGACAACAATCGATGAATGATTTAGTGAAACAAACCCAAAGGGCTATTAATGGAGAGTACAGTGCTATACAGTGTTATGAAAAATTAGCCCGACTAGCACCAACAGAAGATGAACGGCAGCGAATATTGGAAATCAGAGAGGATGAGATTAAACATTTTAAACAACTGGTACTACTATATACAGGCATAACAGGGAGAGATCCAAAGCCAAAACAGACAGAACCTTGTGAGGATGATTATTTACGGGGGCTTGAAGCGGCTTTAAAAGATGAGCAGCGTACCGTGGATTTTTATCTTTCAGTTGCAGACGGAACCATTAATTTAGCGGCAAAGAAGTTGTTTAATCGTGCAGCTAAGGATGAACAACAGCATGCAGTATGGTTTCTTTATTATTATATGAAGAATAAATGAAAAGGGCTAAATTGGAATTAGAACACATAATTTAAAAATGTCCTGCATAAGAGTCCTCCTATTCGGGAATAAGGTAACTGTACTAAACTGAATGGGAGGATGAAATATGAAAGCAGTCACATACCAAGGGGCCAAAAAAATTGAGGTTAAAGAGGTTGAAGATCCGAAGCTTGAAAAGAATGATGATATAATCGTCAGAATTACTTCTACGGCCATATGTGGTTCTGATCTTCATATCTATCAAGGGAATATGCCGATTAGAGAAGGATATATAATTGGACATGAACCAATGGGAATCGTAGAAGAAGTCGGTCCTGAGGTGACAAAAGTCAAAAAAGGCGACCGGGTAGTTATCCCTTTCAACGTATCCTGCGGGCAATGCTATTACTGTCAGCATGAGATGGAAAGTCAATGTGATCATACCGAATCCAATCCACATCAGGATACAGGCGGATATTTTGGATATACAGAGCGATATGGGAATCATCCCGGCGGACAAGCAGAATATTTAAAGGTTCCATTTGCGAACTATATGCCGTTTGTCATACCGGAATCCTGTGAATTAGAGGATGAGTCATTATTATTTATGTCTGATGTTTTGCCTACAGCTCTTTGGAGTGTGGAGCATGCGGGGGTAAAACCGGATGATACTGTGGTCGTACTTGGCTGTGGCCCAATTGGTTTAATGACACAAAAATTTGCTTATATGGCTGGTGCTAAAAGGGTTATAGCTGTTGATCACTTGGATTATCGATTAAAACAAGCTGAGAAAATGAATAAAGTAGAGACGATTAATCTTAATAATTATGATGATACAGGGAGCTATATAAAAGAAATTACACAGGGTGGAGCTGATGTGGTCATCGATTGTGTTGGAATGGATGGTAAGAAATCAGCTATTGAAAAAATTGAGCAAAAACTAAAATTGCAGGGAGGAACGTTAAGTGCTATTCAAATTGCCACGAAGGCGATAAGGAAATTTGGTACTTTGCAGCTTACCGGTGTTTACGGATCTGTTTATAATATGTTCCCGCTAGAGAAATTTTTTTCACGCAATATTACGATGAAGATGGGACAAGCTCCTGTTGTTCATTATATGCCTCGATTATATAAAATGATTGAAGAAGGAAAGCTCGACCCTACTGAAATTGTAACTCATAAGTTACCACTTCTGGACGCAGCGAAAGGGTATTCGTTATTTAATGAACATGAAGATAATTGTACGAAGGTTATATTAAAACCATAACTAAGATAAAACAAAGCATTCCTCCAGCAGTAATAGAATGCTTTGTTTTATTTTAAGGTATAATTTTACATAAAAAGGGAGACTGACATGAAAATTGGAGTGATTGCTGATATTCACGGGAATGAGCCTGCCTTAAAAGCGGTACTATCTAAGCTTGATTGAAGGAGGGATATTGAACATATCTATTGTCTGGGAGATATGATTGGAATCGGACCGAATACCAATGACGTTTTGGATATTCTATTTACAAGAAATGATGTATCCATGATTACGGGAAACCATGATGAAGCGGTTTTAGCACTTCTAAAAGGAGAGGAACATCCACAAAGCCACTCCCATGTAAAAGAGCATCATCAATGGATAGCAGAGAGGATGGATAAGCAATTCATCCGGAAGTTGGAAGGGTTGCCTAGGGCAATCAATTTAACTGTCGAAGGGAATTCAATTTTGTTTATTCATTATCAGATTGAGCCAACGAAGCTAAATGACCATATAAGCCAAGACCCTTTTAGCAGAATTGTTGAACCAAGTCTTAAGAATATAAGGACTTTATTTAAAGGATGGGAAGAAAAGTTAATCTGTTTTGGTCATCATCATCCACTTCATTTCTTCAGAAGTGAACGTACTGTCTTTCTAAATCCAGGCTCTTTAGGTTGCAATTCAAAGCCTACTGCCTAGATATAGCGGGAGACAAGGTGGTTATCTCTAACGAAGATGCTA
Coding sequences:
- a CDS encoding general stress protein — translated: MDKKVIGVYDNGQDAVREVERLQKQGYQKEDISVVVKDKEKADKITSKTNTNVDSGLAAGATTGGILGGLTGLLAGVGALIIPGIGPIVAAGPIATTLGGIAAGAGAGGLTGALVGLGIPKDTADKYATDVEKGKILILVDSESQKKYAARDTYERSDDPLVGAQREVKVTINPATGGDPNLRGKDSYK
- a CDS encoding ferritin-like domain-containing protein translates to MNDLVKQTQRAINGEYSAIQCYEKLARLAPTEDERQRILEIREDEIKHFKQLVLLYTGITGRDPKPKQTEPCEDDYLRGLEAALKDEQRTVDFYLSVADGTINLAAKKLFNRAAKDEQQHAVWFLYYYMKNK
- a CDS encoding zinc-dependent alcohol dehydrogenase, with the translated sequence MKAVTYQGAKKIEVKEVEDPKLEKNDDIIVRITSTAICGSDLHIYQGNMPIREGYIIGHEPMGIVEEVGPEVTKVKKGDRVVIPFNVSCGQCYYCQHEMESQCDHTESNPHQDTGGYFGYTERYGNHPGGQAEYLKVPFANYMPFVIPESCELEDESLLFMSDVLPTALWSVEHAGVKPDDTVVVLGCGPIGLMTQKFAYMAGAKRVIAVDHLDYRLKQAEKMNKVETINLNNYDDTGSYIKEITQGGADVVIDCVGMDGKKSAIEKIEQKLKLQGGTLSAIQIATKAIRKFGTLQLTGVYGSVYNMFPLEKFFSRNITMKMGQAPVVHYMPRLYKMIEEGKLDPTEIVTHKLPLLDAAKGYSLFNEHEDNCTKVILKP
- a CDS encoding metallophosphoesterase family protein, with the protein product MIGIGPNTNDVLDILFTRNDVSMITGNHDEAVLALLKGEEHPQSHSHVKEHHQWIAERMDKQFIRKLEGLPRAINLTVEGNSILFIHYQIEPTKLNDHISQDPFSRIVEPSLKNIRTLFKGWEEKLICFGHHHPLHFFRSERTVFLNPGSLGCNSKPTA